The following coding sequences are from one Bacteroidales bacterium window:
- a CDS encoding transposase produces the protein MKKLPQRKTPRAQWIEYNTGLYFITVCTDNWIHYFGEIKKGEIELSEVGKYLYEILNNSNTHHSYIKVLQSVVMPNHFHAIVEVCEGDNFSDTACCVPTSEYRISEGINLTKRPLLSIFVGSIKSSVTRYANKRNIKFKWQSRYHDHLIRGVEDCNNISQYIENNILKWEQDCYNKL, from the coding sequence ATGAAAAAACTCCCACAACGAAAAACACCTCGAGCGCAATGGATAGAATATAATACCGGATTATATTTTATAACAGTCTGTACTGATAATTGGATTCATTATTTTGGGGAAATAAAAAAAGGAGAGATTGAGCTAAGTGAAGTAGGTAAATATTTGTATGAAATATTGAATAATAGTAACACCCACCATTCATATATAAAAGTATTGCAATCAGTAGTAATGCCAAATCACTTTCATGCAATAGTTGAGGTTTGTGAAGGAGATAATTTTTCGGACACAGCATGCTGTGTCCCTACATCAGAGTATCGTATCTCGGAAGGAATAAACCTAACGAAACGCCCTTTATTATCAATATTTGTAGGCTCTATAAAATCATCAGTAACACGATATGCCAATAAAAGAAATATAAAATTTAAATGGCAGAGTCGCTATCATGACCATTTAATACGAGGAGTTGAAGATTGTAATAATATATCGCAATATATTGAAAACAACATCTTAAAATGGGAACAGGATTGTTATAATAAGTTGTAA
- a CDS encoding ATP-binding protein: MRFKRAEYIRKLISSKHNHLIKIVTGLRRVGKSYLLFNLYKQHLLNNGVDAEHIIEIQLDSFVHRKYRKAETLYEYVENLTKQDSQMYYVLIDEVQMLESFVDVLNGFLHIENLDVYVTGSNAKFLSSDIVTEFRGRGVQIHLQPLSFKEIKEMSDEDTSSLWRDYIYYGGLPMVVIEKDKARKAEILQELLKETYLSDIINRNRIKNDAELEELFCLLASNIGALTNPNKLTDTFVSEKKVKISHNTIKTYIDYFIDSFLIEKAVRYDIKGKKYIDTPYKYYFADLGLRNALLNFRQVEPTHIMENIIYNHLVGNGYKVDVGSVTFYQKNDEDKTIRITLEIDFVCNKGSERLYIQSAYSLPNEEKKNQEQRSLTLTNDYFTKIIITTDNIPTHTMPNGIIMMNIFDYLLN, translated from the coding sequence ATGAGATTTAAAAGAGCAGAATACATCAGAAAGTTGATAAGCAGCAAGCACAATCATTTGATAAAGATTGTTACAGGGTTACGACGCGTTGGCAAGTCGTATCTGCTATTCAATCTTTATAAGCAACATCTTTTGAACAATGGTGTTGATGCCGAGCATATTATTGAAATACAACTTGACTCATTTGTACACCGAAAATATCGCAAAGCAGAAACTTTATATGAATATGTAGAGAATTTGACAAAGCAAGATTCACAAATGTATTATGTGTTAATTGATGAAGTTCAGATGTTAGAAAGTTTTGTTGATGTTCTTAATGGGTTCTTACATATTGAGAATCTTGATGTATATGTAACAGGAAGTAATGCTAAATTCCTCTCTTCAGATATAGTTACAGAATTCAGAGGACGCGGAGTTCAAATCCATCTTCAACCACTTTCGTTTAAAGAAATAAAAGAAATGTCAGATGAAGATACTTCTTCATTGTGGCGAGATTACATTTATTATGGGGGGCTGCCAATGGTTGTCATTGAGAAGGATAAAGCACGAAAAGCAGAAATTCTTCAAGAGCTGCTTAAAGAGACATATTTAAGTGATATCATAAACCGTAATAGAATAAAAAATGATGCTGAATTAGAAGAATTATTTTGTCTCTTGGCATCAAATATAGGAGCATTAACTAATCCCAACAAACTCACAGATACATTCGTTAGTGAGAAAAAGGTAAAAATAAGTCACAATACAATAAAAACCTATATAGATTACTTTATAGACTCATTCCTCATTGAGAAAGCAGTTCGCTATGATATTAAAGGGAAGAAGTATATTGACACTCCATACAAATATTATTTTGCTGACCTTGGATTGCGTAATGCTCTTTTGAATTTCCGTCAAGTAGAGCCAACTCATATCATGGAGAACATCATATATAACCATCTTGTCGGTAATGGTTATAAAGTAGATGTAGGAAGTGTTACATTCTATCAGAAAAATGATGAAGATAAAACTATTAGAATTACTCTTGAAATTGACTTTGTTTGTAACAAAGGCAGTGAAAGATTATATATACAATCTGCATATTCGTTACCAAATGAGGAGAAAAAGAACCAAGAACAACGTTCTCTTACCCTTACTAACGACTATTTTACAAAAATAATTATTACAACAGATAATATACCAACACATACCATGCCAAACGGCATTATCATGATGAATATCTTTGATTACCTTCTGAATTAA
- a CDS encoding RNA methyltransferase, whose protein sequence is MKKLSVIELDRVSKEEFKQIDKTPLVVVLDNIRSLNNVGSVFRSSDAFKLEKIYLCGVTATPPNAEIHKTALGAEDSMEWEYEEDTKAVVAKLKQEGYKIFAVEQVQNSIMLDRVELDKTNKYVLILGNEVKGVQQEVVDMCDFAVEIPQFGTKHSLNVSVAAGIVIWEFFKKLQ, encoded by the coding sequence ATGAAAAAGTTATCGGTTATTGAGTTGGATAGAGTATCAAAGGAGGAGTTTAAACAAATTGATAAGACTCCTTTGGTTGTGGTACTTGATAATATAAGAAGTTTAAATAATGTAGGTTCGGTTTTCCGTAGTTCTGATGCTTTTAAACTTGAGAAGATATATTTATGTGGTGTAACTGCTACACCTCCTAATGCCGAAATTCATAAAACCGCTTTAGGTGCTGAGGATAGTATGGAGTGGGAGTATGAGGAGGATACCAAAGCAGTTGTTGCAAAACTTAAACAAGAGGGATATAAGATATTTGCTGTTGAGCAGGTTCAAAATAGTATAATGCTCGATAGGGTTGAGCTTGATAAAACCAATAAATATGTTCTTATATTGGGCAACGAGGTTAAGGGCGTTCAGCAAGAGGTTGTTGATATGTGCGATTTTGCTGTTGAAATTCCTCAATTTGGCACTAAACACTCCCTCAATGTATCGGTTGCCGCAGGTATAGTTATTTGGGAATTCTTTAAGAAGTTGCAGTAA
- a CDS encoding polysaccharide deacetylase family protein, producing the protein MLIEQPPYMYRMLYPETIWRIPRKNKTVYLTFDDGPVPEVTPWVLNILDHYNIKATFFCVGDNVARHKELYQEVLNRGHLTGNHTQNHIQGMKFRTKNYLKNVEAANTLINSPLFRPPHGHMRFRQKVALQKAGYHIIMWDVVSRDYSKNLTPDEVVEIVKKYTRNGSIIVFHDSIKAQRNLKEALPKVIEWLLAEGYAIKRLPIKFLINE; encoded by the coding sequence ATGTTAATAGAGCAACCGCCATATATGTACAGGATGTTGTATCCTGAAACTATATGGCGAATACCACGAAAAAACAAAACAGTATATCTGACTTTTGATGATGGTCCAGTACCTGAGGTTACACCTTGGGTACTGAATATTTTAGACCACTATAACATTAAAGCCACCTTCTTTTGCGTTGGAGATAATGTTGCCCGACATAAAGAGTTGTATCAAGAGGTGCTGAACAGAGGTCATTTAACTGGCAACCATACCCAAAACCATATACAGGGTATGAAGTTCAGAACAAAAAACTATCTTAAAAATGTTGAGGCTGCCAATACTTTAATAAACAGTCCACTATTCAGACCTCCGCACGGACATATGCGTTTTAGGCAGAAGGTTGCTCTCCAAAAGGCGGGTTATCATATAATAATGTGGGACGTTGTTAGTAGAGATTATAGTAAAAACTTAACTCCCGATGAGGTTGTGGAGATTGTAAAGAAATATACCCGTAACGGCTCTATTATTGTTTTCCACGACTCAATAAAAGCCCAACGTAACCTTAAAGAGGCTCTACCAAAAGTGATAGAGTGGTTACTTGCCGAAGGGTACGCTATAAAAAGACTCCCTATTAAATTTCTAATAAACGAATAG
- a CDS encoding DUF2723 domain-containing protein, with protein MELYKKLNNVMGWAMFLIAGIVYTLTLEPTASFWDCGEFISSAYKLEVGHPPGNPIFMLTGRFFANFASDPSQVAWCINFMSAMFSAATILLLFWTITALARKIVIKGDNYSLTNTIAIMGAGAVGALAYTFSDTFWFSAVEGEVYAYSSFCTALVVWLILKWENHADEPHANRYIILIAYIIGISIAVHLLNLLCIPAIVLIYYYKKWKEPSAKGSIIAILVSFALIFFILYGLVPGFIKVAGWAELLFVNVFGAPYNTGVIAYFFLVIASICWGLYETFTQKNLNRLKLSFIVSLIMVGLPFVSESILLSLLIVAALIVVTFASKKVNIRLLNTVLTCIMVIFIGYSSYAIILLRSTANTPMDQNSPEDVFALSSYLNREQYGERPLLYGYTYTSDIVRDANGNPEIKEGKAIWKRVIKNNENEPDKYVVTDHKKDYTYQPELNMLFPRMYSNQSHHVEAYKEWSKDGNKTNKVKVKTNSGIRYVEKPTFAENIRFFLSYQVNYMYWRYFMWNFAGRQNDIQGHGELHKGNWITGFSFIDKHIEGENLPSDLMNNKGRNVYYMLPLLLGLIGLFYQAFSGQKGIESFWVTFFLFFMTGLAIVIYLNQTPYQPRERDYAYAGSFYAFAIWIGMGVLGIYSLIKRYLLKDRDNSIVALATAILCLFVPVQMAAQNWDDHDRSGRYAARDFGKNYLSCVEENGIIFTNGDNDTFPLWYVQETEGYRTDVRVCNLSYLQTDWYIDQMKSQAYESTPLPIEMDRSRYGNGKLSYAYVLDRGYGYDMELDKAMNYLISEDKDNKYIPEYGISIDHIPNSNLYIDVDSAAVADKIPADLKGYATDRIDIKLANNDALMLNQLSVLSMLNSIARDNWERPIYYAVTVGPDMYLNLDKHFVKVGLAYRILPVVNNDTESDGLVDTETMYDNMMNKFEWGGVDNPNVYLDETVRKMTYTMRMLFIDLAEALIMEEKYDMALNVLDKMMEKIPASATKHDYLSIQPAMAYYSLGETEKGKALLTEIADNSMEYMSWFRTLEYNKLRSISQEYLRQEYTLKTIIQFFIQQGDEESAEKYLYALSDLGYNLFKES; from the coding sequence ATGGAATTGTATAAAAAATTGAATAACGTGATGGGATGGGCAATGTTCTTAATTGCAGGAATTGTCTATACCCTTACTTTAGAGCCAACCGCAAGTTTCTGGGATTGCGGAGAGTTTATATCATCGGCATACAAATTAGAGGTTGGACACCCACCCGGTAACCCTATTTTTATGCTTACTGGTAGGTTTTTTGCCAACTTTGCATCTGACCCATCACAAGTGGCATGGTGCATAAACTTTATGTCGGCAATGTTCAGTGCTGCAACTATTTTGTTGCTATTCTGGACAATTACTGCTCTTGCTCGTAAAATTGTTATCAAGGGTGATAACTACTCTTTAACAAACACTATTGCCATAATGGGTGCTGGTGCTGTTGGTGCTTTAGCATACACTTTCAGCGATACATTCTGGTTTTCGGCTGTTGAGGGAGAGGTTTATGCATACTCTTCGTTCTGTACAGCACTTGTTGTGTGGCTTATACTTAAATGGGAGAACCACGCTGATGAACCCCACGCCAACAGATATATTATTTTAATTGCATACATTATAGGTATCTCAATTGCTGTTCACTTGTTGAACTTATTGTGTATCCCTGCTATTGTTCTTATCTATTACTATAAGAAATGGAAAGAGCCATCGGCAAAAGGCTCTATAATTGCTATATTGGTTTCGTTTGCCCTTATATTCTTTATTCTTTACGGATTGGTTCCCGGATTTATAAAGGTTGCCGGATGGGCTGAACTCCTATTTGTAAATGTTTTTGGAGCACCTTATAACACAGGTGTTATTGCATACTTCTTCTTGGTTATTGCATCAATATGTTGGGGATTGTATGAGACCTTTACTCAAAAGAATTTGAACAGACTTAAATTGTCGTTCATTGTGAGTTTGATAATGGTAGGACTTCCTTTTGTTAGCGAAAGTATATTATTGTCGTTGCTAATTGTTGCAGCTCTAATTGTTGTAACCTTTGCAAGCAAGAAGGTAAACATAAGATTGCTTAATACAGTTTTAACTTGTATAATGGTGATATTTATAGGATACTCATCGTATGCTATTATCTTGTTACGCTCTACTGCTAATACTCCAATGGATCAAAATTCACCTGAGGATGTATTTGCTCTATCGAGTTATCTTAACCGCGAACAGTATGGCGAGAGACCTCTATTGTATGGATATACATACACCTCGGATATTGTTAGAGATGCAAATGGTAATCCCGAAATAAAAGAGGGCAAAGCTATCTGGAAACGTGTTATTAAAAACAATGAGAACGAACCTGATAAATATGTTGTAACTGACCACAAAAAGGATTATACATATCAACCTGAGTTGAATATGTTATTCCCTCGTATGTATAGCAACCAATCACATCATGTTGAGGCATACAAAGAGTGGAGCAAAGATGGCAATAAAACAAATAAGGTTAAGGTTAAAACTAATAGTGGTATCAGATATGTAGAGAAACCTACATTTGCTGAGAATATAAGATTCTTCTTGAGTTATCAAGTAAACTATATGTATTGGCGTTACTTTATGTGGAACTTTGCAGGACGCCAAAACGATATTCAAGGTCATGGTGAATTACACAAAGGTAACTGGATTACCGGTTTTAGTTTTATTGATAAACATATTGAAGGAGAAAACTTGCCTTCGGACTTGATGAACAACAAGGGTAGAAACGTATATTATATGTTACCTCTACTACTTGGATTGATTGGTCTGTTCTATCAGGCTTTCTCGGGACAAAAAGGTATTGAGAGTTTCTGGGTAACATTCTTCCTGTTCTTTATGACTGGTTTGGCTATTGTTATTTACCTTAACCAAACACCTTACCAACCAAGAGAGAGAGATTATGCCTACGCAGGCTCTTTCTATGCCTTTGCTATATGGATTGGTATGGGAGTATTAGGTATATATAGTTTAATTAAGAGATACCTTCTTAAAGATAGAGATAACTCTATTGTTGCTCTTGCAACTGCTATTCTATGCTTGTTTGTTCCTGTTCAGATGGCAGCACAAAACTGGGATGACCACGACCGCTCGGGACGCTATGCCGCACGTGATTTTGGTAAGAACTATTTGAGTTGTGTTGAGGAGAACGGTATTATATTCACAAATGGCGATAACGATACATTCCCATTGTGGTATGTTCAAGAGACTGAGGGTTACAGAACAGACGTGAGAGTTTGTAACTTGAGTTATCTTCAAACTGATTGGTATATTGACCAAATGAAGAGCCAAGCATACGAATCTACTCCTCTACCTATTGAGATGGATAGAAGCAGATATGGTAACGGTAAACTCTCATACGCATACGTTCTTGACAGAGGCTATGGTTACGATATGGAACTTGACAAAGCAATGAATTACCTTATATCAGAGGATAAGGATAATAAATATATCCCTGAATATGGTATATCTATTGACCATATACCTAACAGTAACCTCTATATTGATGTTGATTCAGCAGCAGTAGCAGATAAAATTCCTGCCGACTTAAAAGGGTATGCTACCGACAGAATTGATATAAAGTTGGCAAATAACGATGCTCTGATGCTAAATCAATTATCGGTATTGAGTATGCTTAACTCTATTGCAAGGGATAACTGGGAAAGACCTATCTACTATGCAGTAACTGTTGGCCCTGATATGTATCTGAATTTGGACAAACACTTTGTTAAGGTTGGTTTGGCATACAGAATACTTCCTGTTGTAAACAACGATACAGAGAGTGACGGATTGGTTGATACCGAGACAATGTACGATAATATGATGAACAAATTTGAGTGGGGCGGTGTCGATAATCCTAATGTATATTTAGATGAGACCGTTCGCAAAATGACATATACTATGCGTATGTTGTTTATTGACCTTGCTGAGGCATTGATAATGGAAGAGAAGTACGATATGGCTTTGAATGTTCTTGATAAGATGATGGAGAAGATACCTGCATCGGCAACAAAACACGATTACCTATCAATTCAACCTGCAATGGCATATTACAGTTTGGGCGAAACTGAAAAGGGTAAAGCCCTGCTAACTGAAATTGCCGATAACTCAATGGAGTATATGAGTTGGTTCAGAACATTGGAATACAATAAACTTAGATCAATATCTCAAGAGTATTTAAGACAAGAATACACATTAAAAACAATTATTCAATTCTTTATACAACAAGGCGATGAGGAGAGTGCAGAGAAGTATCTTTACGCTCTCAGTGATTTAGGTTACAACTTGTTTAAAGAGTCATAA
- the miaB gene encoding tRNA (N6-isopentenyl adenosine(37)-C2)-methylthiotransferase MiaB — MSEDKKLFIETYGCQMNVADSEVVASIMATCGYSLCEDINDADAVFLNTCSIRDNAEQKVLGRLQFMNSLRHKKGKLIVGVIGCMAERVKEDLINNYGVDLVAGPDAYNDLPNLVGAVECGEKAINIELSTVETYKDILPRKIGKSISGFISIMRGCNNFCSYCIVPYTRGRERSRPPQSILNELNELKNNGIKEITLLGQNVNSYMFEDENGNKTDFPALLRMVSTEAGDGIRVRFTTSHPKDMSDEILKTIAECDNICNHIHLPVQSGSNRILALMNRKYTREWYLERIAAIRRYIPDCGISTDMFSGFHSETEEEFEETLSLMREVGFDSSFMFKYSERPGTFASKRLPDNISEEVKIARLQRMIELQNELSAESNRRDIGKRFEVLVEGFSKRSREQLCGRTPQNKTVVFDKGNYHIGDRVMVEIYDSSSATLLGKTVD; from the coding sequence ATGTCGGAGGATAAAAAACTTTTTATTGAAACATACGGGTGTCAGATGAACGTGGCAGATAGCGAAGTAGTTGCCTCTATTATGGCTACTTGCGGCTACTCATTATGCGAAGATATTAACGATGCCGATGCTGTATTCCTAAACACCTGCTCTATTAGAGATAATGCCGAACAGAAGGTCTTGGGACGCTTGCAATTTATGAATAGTTTACGCCATAAGAAGGGTAAACTTATTGTGGGTGTTATTGGATGTATGGCTGAGAGGGTTAAGGAGGACCTTATAAACAACTACGGTGTTGACCTTGTTGCTGGTCCCGATGCTTATAACGACCTTCCCAACCTTGTAGGTGCTGTAGAGTGCGGCGAGAAGGCTATTAATATTGAACTCTCAACTGTTGAGACATACAAAGATATTCTTCCTCGAAAGATTGGTAAATCAATTTCGGGATTTATATCTATTATGCGTGGTTGCAATAACTTTTGCTCTTATTGTATTGTTCCATATACTCGCGGTAGAGAGAGAAGCCGTCCACCTCAAAGTATTCTTAATGAGTTGAACGAACTTAAAAATAATGGCATTAAGGAGATTACTCTTTTAGGTCAAAACGTTAACTCTTATATGTTTGAAGATGAGAATGGTAATAAAACCGATTTCCCTGCACTTCTTCGTATGGTCTCAACTGAGGCTGGAGATGGTATAAGGGTGCGTTTTACAACTTCTCACCCCAAAGATATGAGCGATGAGATTTTAAAAACCATTGCTGAGTGCGATAATATTTGTAACCATATTCATCTGCCTGTTCAATCGGGTTCTAACAGAATTTTGGCTCTGATGAATCGCAAATATACTCGCGAATGGTATTTAGAGAGAATTGCCGCAATCAGAAGATATATTCCCGACTGCGGTATATCAACCGATATGTTCAGCGGTTTTCACTCTGAAACTGAGGAGGAGTTTGAAGAGACTTTGTCGCTTATGCGTGAGGTTGGTTTCGACTCTTCATTTATGTTTAAATACTCTGAGCGTCCCGGAACTTTTGCATCAAAGAGATTGCCCGACAACATTAGCGAGGAGGTTAAGATTGCAAGGCTTCAACGTATGATTGAGTTACAAAACGAATTATCGGCAGAGAGTAACCGCCGCGATATTGGAAAACGCTTTGAGGTTTTGGTAGAGGGATTCTCAAAACGCTCTCGCGAACAACTTTGTGGAAGAACACCTCAAAATAAAACTGTTGTGTTTGACAAAGGTAACTACCACATTGGTGATAGAGTGATGGTTGAAATTTACGACTCATCATCGGCTACGCTCTTGGGAAAAACAGTTGATTGA
- a CDS encoding acetyl-CoA hydrolase/transferase family protein, translating into MAFKVITAQEAASHIGNGAKIGFGGFTASGTPKVVSAALAEKAEAEHEAGREFKVSLYTGASSGDMLDGALARAKAIDARTPYQSNKSSREGINKNEIQYFDMHLSHLAQNLRYGFYGKLDFAIVEACKVYDDGRIIPCMGVGIAPTVCDLAEKVIIELNHHTPEAIEGFHDIYQPADPPYRKEIPIYTPSDRVGVPYIQIDPSKIIGIVESNLPDGVAPFTPADETTNKIGENVCNFLVSELKAGRIPSSFLPIQSGVGNIANAVLGSLGTNPDIPPFEMYTEVVQDSVVGLMKSGKCKFASGCSLTVSDAVMEEIISDVDFFRDKIVLRPQELSNNPEVVRRMGLITINTALEADIFGNINSTHVTGTKMMNGIGGSGDFTRNAYLSIFTCPSVAKGGKISAIVPMVSHLDHSEHSVSILITEQGVADLRGKSPRQRAEAIIENCAHPMYRPLLRKYLEMGAGHTPHTLSAAFAMHTAFNETGDMSTAEF; encoded by the coding sequence ATGGCATTTAAAGTAATAACAGCCCAAGAGGCAGCATCGCATATCGGAAACGGTGCGAAAATAGGATTTGGTGGATTTACTGCATCAGGAACACCAAAAGTAGTTTCAGCCGCATTGGCAGAGAAAGCAGAGGCTGAACACGAAGCAGGAAGAGAGTTTAAAGTATCGTTATATACAGGAGCATCATCGGGCGATATGCTTGACGGAGCATTGGCTCGTGCAAAAGCAATAGATGCACGCACACCATACCAATCAAACAAATCATCACGCGAAGGCATCAATAAGAACGAGATACAATACTTTGATATGCACCTTTCGCATTTGGCACAAAACCTGCGTTACGGATTTTATGGTAAGTTAGATTTTGCCATTGTTGAGGCTTGTAAAGTATATGATGATGGTCGCATAATACCATGTATGGGAGTAGGTATTGCACCAACAGTATGCGATTTGGCAGAGAAGGTTATCATTGAGTTGAATCATCACACACCTGAGGCAATAGAGGGCTTCCACGATATATATCAACCCGCCGATCCTCCATATCGTAAAGAGATACCCATTTATACACCATCCGATAGAGTAGGAGTACCATATATACAAATTGATCCCTCAAAAATCATAGGTATAGTTGAGAGTAACTTACCCGATGGCGTAGCACCCTTTACACCAGCCGATGAAACAACCAATAAGATTGGCGAGAATGTATGTAATTTCTTGGTATCAGAGTTAAAAGCAGGACGTATTCCTTCATCGTTCCTACCCATACAATCAGGAGTAGGAAACATAGCAAATGCAGTCTTAGGCTCACTTGGTACAAACCCAGATATTCCACCATTTGAGATGTACACCGAGGTTGTGCAAGACTCGGTTGTTGGTTTGATGAAGAGCGGAAAATGTAAATTTGCAAGTGGATGTTCACTAACTGTCAGTGATGCAGTAATGGAAGAGATAATATCAGATGTAGATTTCTTCCGCGATAAGATAGTTTTACGTCCACAGGAGTTATCAAACAATCCGGAGGTAGTTCGCCGTATGGGACTTATTACCATAAACACAGCACTTGAGGCAGATATATTCGGTAATATCAACTCAACACACGTTACCGGAACAAAAATGATGAATGGAATAGGAGGTTCGGGCGACTTTACTCGTAACGCATACCTATCAATATTCACATGTCCATCAGTAGCAAAAGGAGGTAAAATTAGTGCCATAGTACCTATGGTATCGCATCTTGACCACAGTGAACACTCTGTATCAATCCTTATCACAGAGCAAGGAGTTGCCGACCTTCGTGGTAAATCACCTCGCCAAAGAGCAGAGGCAATAATTGAGAACTGTGCTCACCCAATGTATCGCCCATTACTTCGCAAGTACCTTGAAATGGGAGCAGGACACACTCCTCACACTCTATCTGCTGCCTTTGCAATGCACACAGCATTTAACGAAACAGGTGATATGAGTACAGCAGAGTTTTAA
- a CDS encoding DUF2807 domain-containing protein, protein MKRIKLLFVAVITIFIASVTVNAQNGAVKKYNYVYSDTTIADFNKISILNGINVVYTQSESKAGKVRIYAPEGDDVVSITSKNGLLSIRYGRGYNRNFGVIMVYVYSKELTQVDCSVGANFTAEGIVSGSKLKLKVLNKSLIRCKNIVYDEVVVKRGLGRGDILLSGKARKATYSIIGSGEIDADNLVAEEVTCKILGKGDVGCHVNKDISVRSWGKGAAYCKGDLKISGKNKKIREMPTKAEE, encoded by the coding sequence ATGAAGAGAATTAAATTACTATTTGTTGCAGTAATTACAATTTTTATTGCATCAGTTACGGTAAATGCACAAAATGGTGCTGTTAAGAAATACAACTATGTGTATAGCGACACAACTATTGCCGATTTTAATAAAATAAGTATTCTTAACGGAATTAACGTGGTATATACTCAAAGTGAGAGCAAGGCCGGAAAGGTAAGAATATATGCACCCGAAGGGGATGATGTTGTATCTATAACATCTAAAAACGGATTACTTAGCATCAGATATGGTAGAGGCTATAACAGAAACTTTGGTGTTATAATGGTTTATGTATATTCAAAAGAACTTACTCAAGTTGATTGTTCGGTTGGTGCCAACTTTACAGCAGAGGGTATTGTATCGGGCAGTAAACTTAAACTAAAGGTCTTAAACAAGAGTTTAATTCGTTGTAAAAATATTGTTTACGATGAAGTGGTTGTAAAACGCGGTTTAGGTAGAGGGGATATTCTTCTATCGGGCAAAGCAAGAAAGGCAACATACTCTATCATTGGTAGTGGAGAGATTGATGCCGATAATTTAGTTGCAGAGGAGGTCACTTGTAAGATTCTTGGAAAAGGTGACGTTGGTTGCCACGTGAATAAAGACATCTCTGTCCGCAGTTGGGGGAAAGGTGCGGCTTACTGCAAAGGAGATTTAAAAATCTCGGGCAAGAACAAAAAAATTCGTGAAATGCCTACAAAAGCAGAAGAGTAG
- the dusB gene encoding tRNA dihydrouridine synthase DusB, producing MRIGKLDFGDFPLFLAPMEGVTDASFRLMCKEFGADMVYTEFVSADALIRHVNKTEAKLSISDEERPVVIQIYGREIEPMVEAAKICREANPDILDINFGCPVKRVAGKGAGAGMLRNIPQMLKITKAVVEAVDIPVTVKTRLGWDHDSRIIETLAEELQDCGIAALSIHGRTRSQMYTGSADWDYIGRVKANPKIKIPIIGNGDVTSAEIAKERFEEYKTDAIMIGRGAIGAPWIFRDIKGYMTNPDTYKPLSVEEKMNVFRRQMRESIARLDERRGILHIRRHLAATTLFKGIPNFRDIKIAMLRAEKEDELNAIFDTIQEKYLNNSIDHEEN from the coding sequence ATGAGAATAGGTAAACTTGATTTTGGAGATTTCCCCTTATTCCTTGCACCTATGGAGGGAGTAACAGATGCTTCGTTCCGTCTTATGTGTAAAGAGTTTGGTGCCGATATGGTTTACACCGAGTTTGTATCGGCCGATGCTTTAATAAGGCACGTTAATAAAACTGAGGCTAAACTCTCTATTAGTGATGAGGAACGCCCTGTGGTTATTCAGATATATGGTAGGGAGATTGAGCCTATGGTTGAGGCTGCTAAGATATGCCGAGAGGCTAACCCCGATATATTGGATATCAACTTTGGATGCCCTGTTAAACGTGTAGCAGGGAAAGGTGCCGGTGCTGGAATGTTACGAAACATTCCTCAAATGCTCAAAATTACAAAGGCAGTTGTTGAGGCGGTTGATATTCCTGTTACAGTAAAAACCCGATTGGGGTGGGATCACGATTCTCGTATAATTGAGACTCTCGCCGAAGAGTTGCAAGATTGCGGAATTGCAGCACTCTCAATTCATGGGCGAACTCGTAGTCAAATGTACACAGGCTCTGCCGATTGGGATTATATCGGAAGGGTTAAGGCAAACCCTAAAATTAAGATACCCATTATTGGTAATGGCGATGTGACATCTGCCGAAATTGCCAAAGAGAGATTTGAGGAGTATAAGACCGATGCCATAATGATTGGTAGAGGTGCTATTGGTGCTCCTTGGATTTTCCGCGACATAAAGGGCTATATGACAAATCCTGATACATATAAACCTCTATCGGTGGAAGAGAAGATGAATGTTTTTAGACGCCAAATGCGTGAAAGTATTGCTCGTTTAGATGAGAGAAGAGGTATATTACACATTCGCCGACACCTTGCTGCAACTACTCTTTTTAAGGGTATTCCTAACTTCAGAGATATAAAGATAGCAATGCTAAGAGCCGAGAAAGAGGATGAACTAAACGCAATATTTGACACAATACAAGAGAAATATTTAAATAACTCAATTGATCATGAAGAGAATTAA